The segment TGCGCACCATTCTCTGGATACCTGCAGACAGTGCAACATCATGATGATCAAACCCATGATGCACTCGATAAGAAATCGCTCTATCATTAAACAATGAAGCAAATACTTCTTTCATTGCCACTAAAATATTATCAATGCCCTTTATATTTAGAAATGTTTCTTGCTGTCCTGCAAAAGATGCTTCTGGCAAATCTTCTGCCGTTGCAGAAGAACGAACCGCTACAGTACAAGGCTCACCATTACTGAGTTTTTCGTATTCTTTTCTGATTGAATTCTCTAACTCTGGTTGGAAAGGTGAATCAATAATCCATTTACGAATCATTTCACCTGTTTGCTTAAGTAAAGCAACATTATCAACGTCCAGCGCTTTAAGTGTTTGCTCAATTTTCTTATCCAAGCCACCTTGGCTTAAAAATTCTCTAAATGCTTCGGCGGTTGTTGCAAATCCAGGTGGCACTTTCACATCTGCTTTTGCAAGATTACAGATCATTTCTCCAAGTGATGCGTTTTTACCGCCCACAATGGGGACATCCTTCATACCAAGTTCAGTAAAGGGTATAACATATTTTGAGACAGGCATAACTTCTCCAAAAGGGGCATGGTACACTAGAGTAGATCATCTTACATTTGGAGAGCAGAGTGAAGCGTAGAACAGCGTTTTTTGTCTCAGATAGGACAGGTATTACTGCCGAAACCCTTGGATTGAGTTTAATTTCCCAATTTGAAGAGGTTCATTTTACGCAAGTTACCTTACCATTTGTGGATTCAGAAGACAAAGCGCAAGAAGCGACCAAACGCATCAATCAAGCTTTTGAAGCAGATGGCGCAAGACCCTTAATCTTTGCAACCATCATAAAACAAGATATCCGTGAAATTTTAGAACGATCTCATGCCTTTTATATCGACTACTTCAATACTTTCATAGGCCAACTTGAGCACGAATTAGAAACGCCTTCAACCAAAGCTATTGGCCGTATTCATGGTATGCGAAACACAACAGTATACAACTCTAGAATGGATGCGGTTAATTTTGCACTTAATTTCGACGATGGTGCCAAAACATCTAACTATGAAACTGCAGAAATTATTTTATTAGGTGTATCTCGCTCTGGCAAAACACCTACTTGCTTATATCTAGCCATGCAATTTGGGATCCATGCTGCCAATTATCCTATTACTGAAGAAGATTTAGACAACGATGGACTACCCAAATTTCTCATGCCTCACCGCCAAAAACTCTTTGGTTTAACCATTGAACCAGAACGATTACAAACCATACGCCAAGGCAGACGGCCTAATAGCCGATATTCTGAACTAGAACAATGTAAACGAGAAGTAAAAGCTGTTATGAAATTATTTCATCAAGAAAACATTCCCTATCTAAACTCAACTAATGTATCTATTGAAGAGCTATCGACAAAAATTCTTGTGATTTCAGGCATTGAAAGAAGAATTCGTTAATTAGAGCATATACACCACAAAGTTATTCATCAATAAAATATTTTGACAATCTTTAGTGATGAAATGATAATTCAAACGAGTTGACAATCTTATAGTTATCTAGCTTTTGAAATTTTATTTGGAGTTACATATGAGAAGTTTATCCAGTCATGAAATTCAATTTGTTTCAGGTGGCGCACAAACCGTTGTAGAAACTGAAATCATTATTTACCAACCCAGCCCCTTGGTTATTTTCGTTAGAGAATTTGCTTATCTTGTGATGCAAATTGGACTCAATTTATTAATTGATATTCTCTTATACAGTGGCGATGAACATGTCTATGTAGATGAGTATTATTATTACTAATACATTGAGATAAAAGGAGTGGGCACGCTAATCGCTTTGTCCCCTCTGCAATACTGTAAAATTATTTTTTACAGAACTCTCGATTCGCAACAGCGAATCATAACGCCTCCACCAATTTTGGGAGAGGCTGGCCGAAGGCCTGGTGAGGGTTAAATATGAGTAACATTCATAATCAACCCACGAAGAAAAGTCAGCCTTATGAAAGCAAGAAATTTGCTTCACCACGCTCATCACACACTCAACACCTGCATTAAACTATCAACAGGCATATCCCACAACTGATCTGCATTGTTAAACAATTCAAACCATTGTTCTGTCTTTTGCGGCAAAACTTGATTGCAGTTATTACAAAACTTCTCAAGCAACAAAGGAACACCTTCTTTACGGCGGCTTTTATGGCCAACAGGATAAAAAGATTCTCCACTTAAAGCTTGCTTTGTATTCTTAAATTGAATATGCAGCTTATTTGGAATAGCGCGTTTGTCTGGATCGAAATATGCTTGTGTAAAGGCTGGCTCTTCTATTACTTCCATTTTTGCCCTTAAATTATCAATCCTTGGATCTTTAGCAAAACTATCTTCATAGTATTCTGCTTTGAGATCGCCCATTAATAGTCCAACCGCCACCATATATTGAATACAATGATCTCTATCTGCAGGATTATGTAAAGGCCCTTGCTTATCGATAATACGCTTACCCGCTTCTTGCGTGTAAATAGTAATTTTTTCTATATTGTCTAAGTCATCTTTTATATCTGCATGCATGTTAAGCGCTACTTCAACAGCGGTTTGGGCATGAAACTCAGCAGGATAAGAAATTTTAAACAATATGTTTTCCATGACATAGCTATCTAGCGGCTGTACAATCTTTAGTGGCTTGCCATCAAAATAGCTTGCTTCAAAGCCCCATTTAGGTGCAGTCAGAACACTGGGATATCCTTTTTCACCTTGCAAGGTTAATAAAGCCAAACGCACTGCTCGGCTGGTTGCGTCTCCTGCTGCCCATGATTTACGGCTACCCGTGTTTGGTGCATGTCGGTAGGTGCGTAAGCTCTGCCCATC is part of the Candidatus Berkiella cookevillensis genome and harbors:
- a CDS encoding bifunctional 2-methylcitrate dehydratase/aconitate hydratase, with protein sequence MQNIRPNPDKVLLEIADYVADKEIHSDLAFDTARLALMDSIGCAVLALKFPACKKLLGPWVKGMSIQNGVRVPATDYVLDPIKAAFDIGTMIRWLDYNDTWLAKEWGHPSDNLGALLAVMDYRCRTSDVKASYTVRSLCEAMIKAYEIQGILALENSFNAVGFDHVVLVKVASTALATKLLGGSKDQIIDALSQAWIDGQSLRTYRHAPNTGSRKSWAAGDATSRAVRLALLTLQGEKGYPSVLTAPKWGFEASYFDGKPLKIVQPLDSYVMENILFKISYPAEFHAQTAVEVALNMHADIKDDLDNIEKITIYTQEAGKRIIDKQGPLHNPADRDHCIQYMVAVGLLMGDLKAEYYEDSFAKDPRIDNLRAKMEVIEEPAFTQAYFDPDKRAIPNKLHIQFKNTKQALSGESFYPVGHKSRRKEGVPLLLEKFCNNCNQVLPQKTEQWFELFNNADQLWDMPVDSLMQVLSV
- the ppsR gene encoding posphoenolpyruvate synthetase regulatory kinase/phosphorylase PpsR yields the protein MKRRTAFFVSDRTGITAETLGLSLISQFEEVHFTQVTLPFVDSEDKAQEATKRINQAFEADGARPLIFATIIKQDIREILERSHAFYIDYFNTFIGQLEHELETPSTKAIGRIHGMRNTTVYNSRMDAVNFALNFDDGAKTSNYETAEIILLGVSRSGKTPTCLYLAMQFGIHAANYPITEEDLDNDGLPKFLMPHRQKLFGLTIEPERLQTIRQGRRPNSRYSELEQCKREVKAVMKLFHQENIPYLNSTNVSIEELSTKILVISGIERRIR